In Desulfosporosinus sp. Sb-LF, the following are encoded in one genomic region:
- a CDS encoding mechanosensitive ion channel family protein produces MNVSWITKEIGGLDLPQLGFAILNTLIYLVVILLFARIAYGLSIYMLRRVLVQRKGKQLLDERKANTLFSLLRSIAFYLITISVIMHVFKRLFNFDTGTILASASVLGVALGFGSQSLVKDMIGGFFILFEDQFSVGDYVKVGGFSGTVEETGIRATHLRDWGGELHIIPNGSITAVTNFSRGKMRALVDILIPYEEDLDRAMEVMHTVCETVSAEFGEKIIDAPTVQGVIQFGERNAVLRVVAYTQPNEQWNLERELRLGIHRAFLKEGIRTPQVQNFVMMDPQRD; encoded by the coding sequence ATGAATGTCTCTTGGATTACTAAAGAAATAGGCGGACTTGATTTACCCCAATTGGGGTTTGCGATTCTAAATACGTTGATTTATCTAGTTGTCATACTTTTGTTCGCGCGCATAGCCTACGGGTTATCAATTTATATGTTACGGAGAGTATTAGTACAACGAAAAGGAAAACAACTACTGGATGAACGTAAGGCCAATACATTATTTTCTCTCCTCCGAAGTATCGCATTTTACTTGATTACCATTTCGGTGATTATGCATGTTTTCAAACGCCTCTTTAATTTCGATACTGGAACAATATTGGCTTCGGCCAGTGTTTTGGGAGTCGCGCTTGGTTTTGGTTCGCAAAGCTTGGTTAAAGATATGATTGGTGGTTTCTTTATCCTTTTTGAAGATCAGTTTTCAGTTGGAGACTATGTAAAAGTGGGAGGATTCTCGGGCACCGTCGAAGAGACCGGAATTCGTGCCACACACTTAAGGGATTGGGGTGGAGAACTCCACATTATTCCAAATGGAAGTATTACCGCTGTCACCAATTTCAGTCGAGGAAAGATGCGTGCCTTGGTTGATATTCTGATTCCTTATGAGGAGGATCTTGATCGTGCGATGGAAGTGATGCATACTGTTTGTGAAACTGTTAGTGCAGAGTTTGGCGAGAAGATTATTGACGCTCCCACTGTACAAGGCGTGATCCAATTTGGAGAACGTAATGCTGTTTTGCGTGTGGTTGCCTACACCCAACCTAATGAACAGTGGAATTTGGAACGAGAACTTCGTCTAGGCATTCATCGTGCATTTTTAAAAGAAGGAATCCGTACACCACAGGTACAAAATTTTGTCATGATGGACCCCCAGAGGGATTAG
- a CDS encoding CvpA family protein, whose protein sequence is MNLIDILILGIILLGALRGYQRGFLTSVVNFLSSIAGFLVATWEYAAVLRWVQQYLPLQRWLEPVIYRAILPSVESKASTLQQQALGNILGALPPEWRGIFAQANIPGVQMTQGIEQVTHRLAGMLTERILNLIAFGFVFYLVVLLIQVLAAIFLHPFGSWGGSFNRGGGLVLGGLSALIGLSILAGLSFPLLQLGVGGSFKTLVQNSYFFPYLGQIFHSLDQAFSAQLDQKLLDPLSLRKGVWF, encoded by the coding sequence ATGAATCTTATTGATATTCTCATACTGGGGATCATTTTGCTTGGGGCTTTACGGGGTTATCAAAGAGGTTTTCTAACTAGTGTTGTTAATTTCTTGAGTAGCATTGCGGGATTTTTAGTAGCAACTTGGGAATACGCTGCCGTTCTTCGCTGGGTACAGCAATATCTTCCCCTTCAGCGATGGCTGGAACCCGTAATTTATCGAGCAATACTTCCCTCAGTCGAGTCCAAAGCTAGTACTTTACAACAACAGGCTTTAGGAAATATTTTGGGGGCACTCCCTCCAGAATGGCGGGGTATTTTTGCTCAAGCAAATATACCGGGTGTGCAGATGACACAGGGTATTGAACAAGTGACTCATCGTTTGGCAGGGATGCTCACCGAGCGCATCTTAAATCTTATTGCTTTTGGCTTTGTCTTTTACCTTGTGGTGCTTTTAATCCAAGTATTAGCCGCTATTTTCCTTCACCCTTTTGGGAGCTGGGGCGGATCGTTTAATCGCGGAGGAGGCCTGGTGCTTGGAGGGCTTAGTGCACTTATCGGTCTGTCCATTTTGGCAGGGTTGTCTTTCCCCCTCTTACAATTAGGAGTGGGTGGAAGTTTTAAGACGCTCGTTCAGAATTCATACTTTTTCCCCTATTTGGGTCAGATCTTTCATAGCTTAGATCAGGCGTTCTCAGCACAACTCGATCAAAAACTTCTTGATCCGCTATCCCTGCGTAAAGGAGTTTGGTTTTAA
- a CDS encoding DUF2889 domain-containing protein — translation MNLFNRSISINVQLVDEKSVRVNGCFLDSHHEICLTLGVDIERYTINSATGEFRRAPHTDCEKAQILINSLVGINLNNNVRRQIQKAVGIDYGCTHLVDLTLECVKGLIQAKFQLMHLTMPPEEIRDVVGKYLEGSCLHYKKA, via the coding sequence ATGAATCTTTTTAATCGATCTATTTCCATAAATGTTCAGTTAGTAGACGAAAAAAGTGTAAGGGTAAATGGTTGCTTTCTGGATAGTCATCATGAAATCTGCTTAACCCTCGGCGTTGACATAGAAAGGTATACCATTAATTCAGCTACCGGCGAATTTCGTCGCGCTCCCCATACAGATTGTGAGAAAGCCCAGATTCTTATAAATAGCCTTGTAGGAATTAACCTAAATAATAATGTTCGGAGGCAGATTCAGAAGGCCGTCGGAATAGATTATGGATGTACACATTTGGTGGATCTTACACTCGAGTGTGTAAAAGGCCTAATCCAGGCGAAATTTCAGTTGATGCATCTTACAATGCCCCCTGAAGAAATTAGGGATGTAGTTGGGAAATATTTAGAAGGAAGCTGTTTGCATTACAAGAAGGCCTAG
- a CDS encoding CBS and ACT domain-containing protein — translation MYVRQFMTSQVFTVGPEESIADTMALMREKKINRMPVIEKGKLVGFVTDGDLREVSPSPATTLSIFELNYLIAKTPIREVAVKKVVTCHPDTKIEDAALLMREHEVGGLPVIDEGKLVGIITGSDILDAFLDIMGFRSPGERVVIETKDETGVILDLASTIKKFDVNIASFAVYHLRDNQVQILARLQGEQVAEVEAALKEKGYRLGK, via the coding sequence ATGTACGTTCGCCAATTTATGACCTCTCAGGTTTTTACAGTGGGCCCGGAAGAATCTATTGCAGATACAATGGCCCTCATGAGAGAGAAGAAAATTAACAGGATGCCAGTTATAGAGAAGGGTAAACTTGTTGGGTTTGTGACAGATGGAGATCTCCGTGAAGTCTCACCTTCTCCAGCTACGACTTTAAGTATTTTTGAACTCAATTATTTGATAGCCAAAACCCCTATCCGCGAAGTTGCCGTTAAGAAAGTAGTAACTTGTCACCCTGACACAAAGATTGAAGATGCTGCTTTGTTGATGAGGGAGCATGAAGTTGGGGGACTTCCGGTCATCGATGAAGGTAAACTAGTTGGAATTATTACGGGATCTGACATATTAGATGCTTTCTTGGATATTATGGGATTTCGAAGTCCTGGTGAACGTGTGGTTATCGAAACGAAAGATGAAACGGGTGTCATCTTAGATCTTGCTTCGACGATCAAAAAATTCGATGTCAACATTGCTAGTTTTGCAGTTTATCATCTACGTGACAATCAAGTTCAGATCCTCGCACGGCTCCAGGGCGAGCAAGTGGCTGAGGTTGAAGCGGCATTAAAGGAAAAAGGATATCGCCTCGGAAAATGA
- a CDS encoding ABC transporter ATP-binding protein translates to MLVLEDVNVYYGAIHALKGISFEVNQGEIVTLIGSNGAGKSTSLKTISGLLRPKKGKITFKGENMATVAPQYIVAKGISQVPEGRHVFANMTVIENLELGAYLRKDKAGIKQDIKRVYELFPRLQERSSQLSGTLSGGEQQMLAMGRALMSKPQLLLLDEPSMGLAPILVKQIFSIIKEINASGTTILLVEQNAHMALSIANRAYVLETGKIVLSGDSKQLAASEEVRKAYLGG, encoded by the coding sequence ATGCTTGTTCTTGAAGATGTTAATGTTTACTACGGTGCCATTCATGCCCTTAAAGGGATTTCGTTTGAGGTTAATCAAGGAGAAATTGTAACCCTAATCGGCTCAAATGGCGCAGGGAAAAGCACAAGTCTTAAGACAATCTCAGGATTATTACGTCCTAAGAAGGGTAAGATTACATTTAAAGGGGAGAATATGGCGACGGTTGCTCCTCAATATATCGTAGCCAAAGGAATATCCCAAGTTCCCGAAGGGCGGCACGTGTTTGCTAATATGACCGTTATAGAAAATTTAGAACTGGGGGCATACTTACGGAAGGATAAAGCGGGCATCAAACAAGACATTAAAAGGGTTTATGAGTTATTTCCCCGTCTGCAGGAACGAAGCAGTCAGCTTTCCGGCACTTTGTCCGGTGGAGAACAGCAAATGCTGGCAATGGGACGAGCCCTGATGTCTAAACCTCAGCTCCTCCTTCTTGATGAGCCCTCGATGGGTCTCGCTCCAATTTTAGTCAAGCAAATTTTTTCGATTATTAAAGAGATCAACGCTAGCGGGACAACCATATTACTCGTGGAACAGAATGCTCATATGGCCCTTTCTATTGCAAATCGAGCTTATGTATTAGAAACAGGTAAGATTGTCCTTTCTGGAGATTCTAAACAATTAGCGGCAAGTGAAGAAGTCCGTAAGGCCTATTTAGGTGGATAA
- a CDS encoding ABC transporter ATP-binding protein: MPLLKIENLSKSFGGLKAVSNLNIEINSGELIGLIGPNGAGKTTVFNLLTGVYEKSEGKILFQDKDLSGLKPYQVTQRGMARTFQNIRLFSDLSVIDNVKIAYHQRTSYSTASALFRLPSYFSGEAEMERKAMELLRIFHLEDKAEETAKNLPYGEQRRLEIARALGTEPKLLLLDEPAAGMNPQETNDLMNLIRWIREQFKLTILLIEHDMSLVMGVCERIYVLDYGMIIAQGAPDEIKSNPKVIEAYLGEEVV, translated from the coding sequence ATGCCGCTTCTAAAAATTGAAAATCTTTCGAAGTCTTTTGGCGGTTTAAAAGCGGTTTCGAATTTAAATATCGAGATTAATTCTGGAGAACTGATAGGTCTTATTGGCCCGAACGGGGCTGGAAAAACCACGGTCTTTAATTTGCTGACAGGGGTTTATGAAAAGTCAGAAGGTAAAATATTGTTTCAAGACAAAGACTTGAGTGGGCTAAAACCATATCAAGTCACCCAACGGGGGATGGCCCGGACGTTTCAGAATATCCGTTTGTTTAGCGATTTAAGTGTTATCGATAATGTCAAGATCGCCTATCATCAACGTACTTCCTATAGCACGGCCAGTGCCTTATTCCGCCTTCCAAGCTATTTTTCAGGGGAAGCAGAAATGGAACGCAAAGCCATGGAATTGCTCAGGATATTCCATCTTGAAGACAAAGCCGAAGAGACAGCCAAAAATTTGCCCTATGGGGAACAACGTCGCTTAGAGATCGCCCGTGCCTTGGGAACAGAGCCTAAACTCCTCTTGCTGGATGAACCAGCTGCTGGTATGAATCCACAGGAAACGAATGACCTTATGAATCTTATTCGTTGGATTAGGGAGCAGTTTAAGCTAACGATTCTCCTAATTGAGCATGATATGTCTTTAGTGATGGGCGTCTGTGAACGTATCTATGTCTTGGATTACGGCATGATAATTGCACAAGGTGCACCAGATGAGATTAAGAGTAATCCCAAAGTCATCGAGGCATATTTAGGAGAGGAGGTTGTCTGA
- a CDS encoding branched-chain amino acid ABC transporter permease — MGKWINRQSLVTLIGVLIIYAIVQGSIFMDVLPPFVALTLIQICIYVILASSLNLINGITGQFSIGHAGFMAIGGYVAAIVIVKFHGPLILALLFGALVSAVAGFLIGLPTLRLKGDYLAIATLGLGEIVRIIFLNTEYVGGASGFSVPKTINWTWAFWLTALSILIIRNFTNSTHGRACISIRENEIAADAMGINTTKYKIMAFTIGAFFAGLAGGIYANYMYIIQPMTFSFLKSFDILVMVVLGGLGSLTGSIVGAVVMTVASAALAGLPEWRLVITAVLLVAMMIFKPTGLLGTKEFSLSFLGKKGDKNAASKN, encoded by the coding sequence ATGGGTAAATGGATAAATCGCCAAAGCCTTGTGACCTTGATAGGGGTTCTTATTATCTATGCCATCGTTCAGGGCAGTATTTTCATGGATGTCTTACCTCCTTTTGTAGCACTTACATTAATTCAAATTTGTATTTACGTTATTTTGGCAAGTAGCTTAAACCTTATTAACGGGATTACTGGCCAGTTTTCCATTGGACATGCTGGTTTTATGGCGATTGGAGGGTATGTAGCTGCAATCGTCATCGTGAAATTTCATGGCCCTCTTATTTTGGCCCTCTTGTTTGGTGCGTTGGTCTCTGCAGTCGCCGGTTTCTTGATTGGGCTTCCGACCTTACGGCTTAAGGGAGATTATCTAGCAATTGCTACCCTGGGACTCGGGGAAATTGTAAGAATTATCTTTTTGAATACGGAGTATGTTGGTGGAGCTTCGGGATTTTCCGTTCCTAAAACAATTAACTGGACATGGGCGTTTTGGCTCACAGCTTTAAGTATCCTCATTATCCGTAATTTCACTAACTCTACTCATGGGCGAGCGTGTATCTCCATCCGAGAGAACGAAATTGCCGCGGATGCGATGGGTATTAACACTACCAAATATAAGATTATGGCTTTTACTATAGGCGCTTTTTTTGCTGGATTAGCCGGTGGAATCTATGCTAATTACATGTATATTATTCAGCCAATGACGTTCAGCTTTCTCAAATCCTTTGATATTTTAGTCATGGTCGTACTCGGCGGCTTGGGGAGTTTGACGGGAAGTATTGTAGGCGCAGTGGTGATGACAGTAGCATCTGCGGCACTGGCTGGTCTGCCAGAATGGCGGCTTGTAATTACAGCGGTCCTTTTAGTGGCAATGATGATTTTTAAGCCGACTGGATTATTGGGAACGAAGGAATTCAGCTTGAGCTTCCTGGGAAAGAAGGGTGATAAAAATGCCGCTTCTAAAAATTGA